The following nucleotide sequence is from Salvia splendens isolate huo1 chromosome 2, SspV2, whole genome shotgun sequence.
TCTGAATCATTGGACTTTCAtttaattaactttattttatttatttgttttctgcCGTGCCATTATTTTCATGTTATATTTAAGATAATTAATGAGAGATGGAGATCAGTGACCCCATTCACTGCACGAGACTCGTTTCGATCTAAATGATTATCATAaaatatactacctccgtccctgaaaattcgtctcagttttctattttcgtccgtcccccaaaatttgtcccatttcacttttatcatttttgggaGTGAGTCacatattccaccaactcattcctactcacattttattataaaactaatatataaaagtaggtctcacaatccactaactttttcaactcactttccattatatttcttaaaacccgtgctcggtcaaactgggacgaattttgggggacggaggtagtaaatAAAATGGCAAAATGCAGTGCCACAACTTGAGGAGTAAGATTGAGTTTACTATTTAAATCACATGAACGAAATATAGAAAGTCAGATACAAATGAAAGAACGTGTCTACAATTTACAAATTCTTATGTTACAAAATACAGTTATATTTAGAATAATGTAATTGCAgtgtataattaattaatattggaAAAGTACGACGTCGTCGAGTTGCCGAATAAATTCAATCACTCCACGCCAAATGTCGGTGGCCGCCCCCACATACTTTTCTCTCACGCGCATAATGCCTTTACACACGTTTACACCAAAATTTAGGGGAATATTTTTCCATCTTTGATAAAATgtctcattttaattttaaaattgatatgtttacaatttttaattttatttactttttccattttggataaGTATGCCTTAATTTTACTAAATTGTGATACTCACCttctaatataaaattaatagttcGAAATGAAACACTACTCAAGTAGCAAAGAACAATGAAATATATCTAATTTATCTTTCGTTATTCTCTCTTTCATCTCAATAAACACaactttttatagtactactaaaatATGAGACACAAGTAACGTGAGACtgagaaaatatgcaaacatGAAACTTTCCACTCGTATAAATATCATTTCACTAACACGTTTCGTAAAACTCAGTCAAACGACACTATAAACAaaagatggatggagtatttatttcatATTGTTTCACCGAGTCTTGGTTAAAAAAAGAGAACTATATTCAAGTGTAAAATCGCCAAAGCAAGTAGTATAAATTAGGTCCAggagaaatatatatatatatatatatatatatatatatatatatatatatatatatatatatatatatatatatatatggtcatgatctatggcaaacacctcttaaccatataactagagaacaaataatagccacaagatcaaaaaaatcaagggctagtattaatttttgaatttaatgagatattagttccctcaatcacaaatttactccacaataataaggcgggggtataatggtcattgcacatccaaaattagattacatcattggcatttgaaaaagaaaccgcattcttctcttctcctcctcttccttcttctgcaaaATAGTTCTCAGCTCTCCTACCGCCGATTCGTCCGATTGAAGAGGAATTCGATTggaaattatcaatattttcgcGATTCAAGTGACTCTCTTTCCCCGACGAAGGAATCTGCATCGGTGTCTCCAATCATCACTCTTCCAGCGGCCAACAACACCGCCACCGTCaacaaggcggcggcggcgctccggaaggagctcatcgcggtgatcaaggagaagaaggaggcgATGGCCAAGGGCGGGCCGCTCTACGACATCTTGTCGCACATGATCGTGGCATCTGACCCCGAGCGGGAACACACAGATCTATGATATAATTTAGCCTGCATTTCCCAATTTAtcttctgtttttcttagttttgatttcctttaattagggaattaacattaggtgataagctatcgttgcaatttttatgatgggatgtagtgtagtatttgaattttgtgagattttagctatgcatttcagatgtagcccctttctgtttcttcttgctctgatctaattataatatcaatgttgaattgtcccaaaaataatcatgctaagagtgaagagtgaagtaaaatcatgctaagagtgatgtgttttgtaaacaagagtgaagtaaaatcagaacaagagtgatgtgttttgtgaacaagagtgaagtaaaatcagaacaagagtgaagtgaaatcagaacaagagtgatgtgttttgtgaacaagagtgaagtgaaatcagaacaagagtgatgtgttttgtgaacaagagtgaagtgaaatcagaacaagagtgatgtgttttgtgaacaagagtgaagtaaaatcagaacaagagtgaagtgaaatcagaacaagagtgatgtgttttgtgaacaagagtgaagtgaaatcagaacaagagtgatgtgttttgtgaacaagagtgaagtgaaatcagaacaagagtgatgtgttttgtgaacaagagtgaagtaaaatcagaacaagagtgatgttttgtaaacaagagtgaagtaaaatcacaagatACATCAGTAACATTAAACGTAGACGGAAACTAACTATATCGAAGACGAATCTTAGAGCCTACAGCCACCGCGCCCCGCTCTTGTTCCGAAACTCCGCTTCTCTTCTACGGCAGCTCATCGTTGCGTCTCCTTACCCGCCGACGCTGATTCCGGTGAGTCTGACGTAGAGGTAGGTTTTGATTTGGGGTTTTTTCAGCATTGGCGCGACGATTGAATCCGCCAACAGCCCCTCCGCCCTGATCGCCTTTGCCAGCTCCCCCACCGCCGCCAGTATCCTCTCCGGCGCCACCCCCAACTCAGAATTAcgatttggaagaagaaaggatcgcagatttggaagaTTTCGCGTAATTTGatcgcatgttttaattcagaaagtaatttccaaaattaccctcagcatattttctataattaaaataaataatatttgttccattaagatgtgtggctgagatttgttctctagttatacacttaagattagttatacattgatcactaccctctatatatatatatatatatatatatatataaatgatcAAAGCCCATTATTAACTACACTAAAATCTCAAGCCGATTCTACAGATATTAGTGTTGTTATTtagatattttaattaaaattaaatcttcTGTAAGCAACAAGCAGCTGCATGGGGTGAATCCACATGATTTATCTATAAATCTGAAAGTAATTAAGAAAAccatatataaattaatttcatattaacTTAACCTACATCAGTTAACAAAACTCCATGGAGAGAACAATATAATTTCCCAAAGTCCCCATAACTTTTCATaacaacaatttttttaattattcaattttgaaTCCAAAAGCAATCTAAAGGTAGAGCCCAGACACCAACTAAATATAAACAACCACAGGATGATAATATTAACAACTAGTTTACTGCAGACATTTGTTAATCATCCAATAAGCATCTCGATATAATCAGTGGTAGAAAGAATACGAACCGACATCATCCAACCAGCGAATTCATATCAAATCTCACATTACCAAAATCGGTTCACGAAAACTGTGACTGGGTTAGAAAGAAACGTCATGAGACCTCGAAAACTCACAATTCACTGAAGCAATATGAAAGTGGCGAAAAAGGCTAGCAGAGCAGCATTTAAGTAAACGACGTGGTCACTTGGGAAGGACTCCTTCAGGAACATCCCAGTTATCATCATCGTCTTCCTTCTTGCTCTTCGAAACCTCTGGCTTGTCTTGTGTCGCGAATCCTGCTTGAGGTCGTCTGTAGATTATTCATGAAAAGAATATGATCAAGAAACATGGTTTCAGTATTTGCTTGAGTCTGCAATGAATCATCTTCAAATTCACAGAAATGCAAACATTGTGATCACTATGGAAGGTTCATAGAAAGTTATCATGTAACAGATGTAAGATCACTGAATACAAGCTGATTGTGCTAGCATGCAATGAACAAAAATCCCATCAATCTAAtccatttatgaaaatattCTAGGAATTCCAACAAATAAGCATCTATAGACATGCACTAAGGTCTAAGCTCTGAGCAACAGGAGGGCCATTTAAAATATCATGATGTCTTTCTTGTGTGAGGTTGTCTGATTTAAATTTACCATAAAAGAACTTGATCAAGGAATGTGGTGGAAAACTTTATGAAAAACTATACTGAATTATCATAGAAATTAGAATACACAAGCACTCAAGCAGGTTCACTTGGGAGCACAGAATCGAGTATTGAACATAAGACTACATCCATATTATCACAATAACGAAATGAAAGCCAATAAATGTACATCTAAAGCCATGCCAATTTGAACAAAAACATAGCAGGTTCACTTGTGGCTACATAATCGAGCATTGAATGTAAAACGACATCCATCTTATCACactaatgaaaatgaaaaccaGTAAATGTGCATCTAAATTCTAAAGCCATGCCAATTTCAACAAAAGTCCATTGTAGTTTAAGACTTCAAAGCTTTGAGTTGACAGGGACAGTCGCCATCCACCAACCTCGGTGAACAACAACTCAGAAGAAACTTAAGAGTTCTAATTTCTAAACCCTTTGTAGCTTTCTGTGCACAAAAGCAAAGTCCCAGACTCTGAGTTCAACCGTGGATGATATGCAGATTGAGCTACAACAGGCACAATTAGACACAGTACGTCCAGAAAAAGGTCAGGATACTCAATCCACTAATAATAGAGTATATTATCAAAACATTATTCGGATGAAGTAAAACAATTCTCTTAAAACCACTAAATTTTCAGTGTCCAAAGAAGCATGTGCTTAATCTGCCTACACCAATACTTAATTTGGATGATCAATTAGATCTCTCTCACTCTCACAGACACACAGTCACAAATTCTAAACTACATATGTTATACATACAAAACGGTGGAGAGAAACACCATACACCTCTTCATTCTCATATTGTATACTCGAGCATCAACTACAACTGCATATACATCTTTCTCAAGTTTGCAAGCTACAATAGAATAATTCACTAACTAGTCAATTACCACTGATTTTTCTTCTAATTCAATTATACTCAATCGATCCTCATCAAGCACTCACGAATTCCAGAAACATAAGAGAAATAGAAACATAGCAAATAGCAGAGCGCAAACAGCAAATATGAGAGTGAGAGTGAAAGAGAGAGACCTGCGACGGTTGCGCTTGGCAGTCTCTCGCTTCTTCCGCTTCTTCTCCTCCTGCTTGTTCTCGAAGAACCGGCGGCGCTTGCACTCCTGGATGAGTCCGACGCGCATCACCTCCCTCTTGAACCGGCCGAGCAGCTTCTCCTCCGGTTCGTTGTCGTCCACGATCACCTGCACATTGTACGCGGATCGGAAGAACATCGTGTTCGCGTAGGCGAGCGAGGGGCACACCACCGCCGCAACGTCGGCCGAGTACGAAGACCGCGACTGCGCCTCATTGGAATGCACCAGCGGTTCCCACCCTGGACGCGTGTCAGACGCGGCGGAGAGGGGACGCGGCGGGAGTTTCAGAGCTCGAGAGGGTGGTGGTGGCTTTGAGGGGttgaagagagagaagagattGGCTAAGGATGAGGTCGCCATGGATGAAATCTAGGGCtctttaatttggataagtaataataataaatatttcgAAAATGGGCCAGTGGCCCAAATATTGAAGTATCATATTTCAAAACGTTTTAACCATTAAATTGTATATTTTGATACTTTAACGGTTGTCAAACACCCCTAATTCTCTCCAAGCAATTTTTTGCTGAAGCATTCCCGCCGATTCATCTCGCCGCCGCCCGCCGCAATGACACCACGTCACCCGTGACGGGACCAGAAATTTTAAGAAGCCGGGGCTGAAATTTAGTAAGACAGTGCAGCGCCAACACCCTTCTAGTTcttctgtcccattaaaaatgaaacattttcctttttagattTTCCCattgaaaatgaaaagtttccttaaatagaaataactctatctctactttttcatctcttttactttttaccCTCTCTTCATTTACTCATAaaacaatactacataaaattcTGTGCCAATTCTCAAATGTTTCATACTATTTAATAGGACGAAGGGAATATTTAGAACTTCTTTCTGAGACGAGACCCATTTTAAACCAACACgctttttcttttgatttctcttttattttaataaatttgtattaaattttatgttatttcaaaaatgcatattttaaaataaaaggagtaataatttttttatacagaTACATAAAAATTGTGGTATTGCAAGAGTATTGCAAAATGATATTAAGAAACTATAAGTAATTCGTGTATAAACTTTCTAGCATAAATGATAGATACAAGTCACATTTAGAATTATCATTTTAATTGAAGATATGTACATATAGTGaataaaatacttaaaaaataaaaataccccTTAAATGCACAAAAAGACAAAAATAATTACTAGGACAGTACTCTCTTTCCTCCGCCCATTTCACCCTCAtttatctctctctcctctACGCCCAATCTCCCCCCTTTTCAACCTTTCCAGTCCTAAATTCCTCTGTATACATGGTCGGACGGTTCCAGCAAGCCCCCGCTCAAGCGGGGGCTTGGCCTATGCTGGTTCCGTCAGTGCACGTCACCACCTAAAGGGTGGTGTCCGTGGTGAAGCTATGATGAAGGGTTGGGTACGGCAAAACTCTAGTCATAGCCTCACCAGTGATACGCCAAGGGGAATCGAGTGGGGTTGTGGGACATATGAAACTCTACTCATACTTCAAATCTTCTTGCTACTTGCTAAATCATGCATTAATTTATCGTAATTTACAATTTTATCTTATATTTGACACGTTTCAATAGTgtcttcattttttatttgatatgaattggaatttttttttgaattttttatcactcaaagtttaaaaaaacacatacaAAATAGTGTTCATTCCAGTACTCCATTAACCTCACTTCAAAcatattagtatttaattaataatgattTAGGGTCAAGCTGTTTCCCCATTGTATAAGTGCAGTTAATTAGTTTATTAGTTCCaatttattttttggatgatgATAGAGTATAATTGTCATAAGCTCACCACATACAAATATAATCCCATACAAATGGAGAATGAGTGGAGTGGGGATCCAGCCCATTTGTGATCTTaagtataatattaaaataaacattataaAGATGAAAACACTACTTTACTACAAAAGTATTCATATTtatatggaaatgattttaaatGCTCATACATACGTAATGTCTTACGTCACAAATGATGACAAAATAATACCGTGACGCTAATGCTTAAATCTCGAAGGGTTTGAATTTAAGATAATATGCAACTATGCATGtttatattagtataaaaatagatatattataaaaaaatattacttttgGTCAAACTTATGATTagtccaataatttattttaatattttcttaactTTTCACTGAGTTCAATTTGGTGAAATTGTATGTAACGTGATATTCaaaaaattctacaaaaataAGATCATCGCTTATGTATTTTTATCACGTTTGTCACCACTCTTAGCAAATAGCTCAACTACTTCATCAATTTAAAACACATATGCATCAAATTAACAATACAGAGTACTTCATTACAAATAGAAAATCATAATCTCAATTCATGAGACGATtcttaaatttatatatggagCATATAGACAAACAAGTCGATATGATCCTATGAGAGCCACATGATAAATTTCAATATACATATAGATTAGTTTTATGCCAACTTTTTAATGAAtacgtaaaaataaatttaaaagtcGCATGTCAATGAACTCGAATTTGATGTATCTTTTGCGTAGGAACTAACCACTCATCATTAGACCAACACACAGTTGACTTGTAATGCGATTATCGACTTATGACACAATTCTCAAAAGTATATACAAGCACATAAACAACCAAGTCCATATGATAAGAGGAGAGCTGATACATCAATTGTACActatctttttttaaaaaattaatggataAGTAAACAAAAATTAGTTGTTTGGTGATAAAATTGAGTTCAAGACTTTTTTTGACTTTGGTACTTTCATATCAACTCTTGTTAAAGAAAAATGAGGacaaaaaactaaataaatcaaaatatgaaACATGAACGGTCGTATTTTCCATTCCAGTGAACTAAATCCGTGGGCAATTGGGCTTAAAGTTAAAAGGGTGACAAAGTTAGGCCTAGTTCCATATTTGGACTGTacttatataaatttataattgatGTTAATTTATTTAGGACAAGGCAAATGCAATGCCACGCTATTGTGACAGTGAAACTCGAATTTTATTACAAGGAGTGAAAAAGGAAACGCAAAATCCACCAACTAATGAGAGTGGAGACACATCGCATAAAGTGTTAAGATTAAATTAAGATAATATTATCGAACACTATCAAGTGGTAAAAACAAATTATCCAATCATATTTCCACTTCCTATTGCTTCAATATTACTAGCTTCTTTGATACGATTGTTTCTTATTTACCAACActcttctatttttttattccaGTAAAAGAACATGGAGTATTAATATTTTGTATAATTAACTTACAACATTAACCTCGCATTAAAAAGTGCTTCATATTGAAGATATCTGTAGAGTTTTACTTCATGGAGCAATTTACTACTCAACTCTCAAGTGCCACTAATATAAAATGACTTAATTTATGtagtattactttttttttaatcttgtttaataaaatttcatcactcattaattttattttcttttatttttttgcattcATTTGTCTACTTTCTTTCACTTTTCATTGTGAATCTTACTCTACTTAAATCATTAAATaagttttaattattaaattttgtgtttAAAAAAAACGTGGCAGCGAAAAATTGCAGGAGTATGAAAGAGAGATCATATGCTAATGAATCTTTGCCATTATTGcaaaaaatactcccttcgtctctaAAGAAATAGACAACATTTGTAACAGTCGAAAAGAGGATTCCTCAGTTCTTTCTCTCATTCAAACACTTTATTGTGAAATACCAGATTGGCCCGTTATGCCATAAATTCCTCCATATTCTGCTGAGTACGATTCGACAATGCTCATTGAATAAGCAATTCAATAAGAGAGCTCGGATCGAATCGGTATTGATATACCGACCTGCACCCACCCCAGAGTATATGCTTCAACAGGAATCACACAAGGGTAGATTAGAAACCTCTGGTAAAATGCCCGCCCGTCACCCAGCGGATTAACACGAGGTTTAATActtaattggtaaaataagagagataaaaaagaaaaattattggAATATTGTAATGGAGAATCAGATCCATCTCATAAAAAACCCTTttttaaatagaattaatttatttttatgagacaagctaaaatgataaataattatatgatCTATATTTAAGGGGAGGGAAAAACAAATGTATCATTGCACATATGCAGGCCAAATGCGGTATGATTATGAAAGCTCAAAGAAATGAACAATGAAAAAACATgctttcacacacaaatactgATACACAACCAAGTCAGCACACTCCACTCTCTCTATTCTTTCGGTTTTTCACTTTCAATCACTCTGCTTTGTGCAGagccaaaaaataaaaacaaaagagtAAAAATGCTTTTGAGAAATTTGaagaacacatattttaatCCCTTTCGGCGAATGGGGTTTGTTCCATTACTAAGAAGAATCCACCATCTCTTCCTCCTTCCCATTATTTTATACCTTTACTTGCTCAATGCTCGCACCTTATTTCCaattttctatatatacatacactTTTTCTGTATGTATATACTGGCACTTGTATTTTCCCTTTTCAGGGCTTCCAGAGTCACTTGATTACTCATGTGAGCTCTAGCTTTTGTGCAGCATTCTTGAATTTTTGGGGTATgttcttcttttcttctttaaaaaacaatttatttgtaatatatGTTAAGTATTTCCTGTTTATGTAAATATGTGTATGAATATGGCTTATAGTTGTTCATGTAAATACTAGTATGGCATGGTttgatgttttttatttatgcaTCCTGATATTTCTAGTGATTGCTTATTCAAGTTCATAAAAGAAATGGTCAAGTTCTTGAATTATTACTTCATCATAAATTGTTAAATGAAGCATATAGTATTTAGCTGGAGTTTGATGTTTAGATCAAGACAGCTTCTGAATTTGGATAAATGGACTCTAAAATGTTGATTGTGGGGATCAAGATTTAATCTTTCCCCATTTGTTTTAGAGTAAGTTGCTTCTGAATTTGGACAAATGGACTAATAATCATTAAATGAAGCATATTTTTAGCTGCAGTATGATGCTGACTGCGGAGATTAAGATATAATATTTCCCCATTCGTTTTGGAATAAAGTTGCTTGAATTTGGATATGTAGTGATTAAATGAAGCATATTTTTAGCTGCAGTTTGATGTTGAGATCAAGATTTAATCTTTACCCGTTTGTTTTGGAGTGAAGTAGCTTatgaatttggataaatatGGATAATTAACTGtaattttttccatttgttttgGAATAAGCCAACTTCTGAATTTGGATAAATGAACTGTAAAACGAAGCATTTTAAGCAGCAGTTTGATGTTGAGATCAAGATTTAGTCTTTCCTCATTTGTTTTGTAGTGAAGTTTCTTCTGAATTTGGATAAATGGATGATTTAAAGCATAGTTTTAGCTGCAGTATGATGTTGAGACTAAGATTTAATATTTCCCATTTGTTTTGGAGGAAAGCTTATTCTAAATTTGGATAAATGGACtctaaaatgaaacattttgtagCTGCAGTTAGATATTAAGATCAAGATTTTGATCTTCTCCCCTTTGTTTTGGATGAAAGCTTCTTCTGAATTTGAATAGAGTGATGCTATCTCTCACTATGCTTCTTTATCTTGAACCCTTTCATCTTGTCCAAGTATATAGTTGAACAAAAATGTTCGTATTCGTATATTGTTCTAATTCAATCTTCGTTTCGAGTAGATGAAGCTCTGGAAAATTTTTGGTATTGGAATTGTTACATCAATGGCTGTAGGGAACAACATAGCTGATGAGGAGGAAGATGAGCACGATATCCGGGCTGGCGATCACCACTGGCTCGACTTGAACTTCAGCTACAACGACTGGATCACCCTCGGTCCATCCGGTCCGAAGAGGATCAGGATGCCCGAGAGCGAAGTCAGCCTTGTTTCTGGCGGTTCAACCAGTGAAGAATCTCAGGATGCAGATTATGTAAGCGTTCCGTCTCTTAGCCACGAGGTCGAGAATCTGATCTTCGCCAGATTCCCGCGGTCCGAGCTTTGGAAGACGAGCTTCATCAACAAAAGGTGCTGGGCTCTTGCGAGGAGTGGGGAGCTTTACAAGATCAGGAAGGAGATAGGCGTGTATTCGCCCTCCGTGCTCATGTACGCCTCGGGACAGAGCACTTGGTGGGAGTTCGACCGGGAGTTTAGGTCGTGTAGGAGGCTCCCTTTCTTCCCTTCGGACCCTTCCTTCCTTAATGGGGACAAGGAGACGCTCTGCGCTAGCACACACATGCTTGTCTCGGGGAACGAGATGGGGGATCTCGTGATTTGGAGGTACGAGCTAGCTAAGAACGAGTGGTGCAAAGGGCCATCGATGATCACACCAAGATGCTTGTTTGCATCGGCTACTTGTGGTAGCTACGCTTATGTGGCCGGTGGGATGGCTGCAGGGCTGAATGCTGAGGTGTTCGATGTTGCAGAAAGATACACACCTGAAAATGGCTCGTGGGAGCCGCTCCCTAGTATGAGGAAGCGTCGACAGCTCTGCGCTGGCTGCTACATGGATGGGAAATTCTACGTGATCGGGGGGAGGGACGGGGATGTGGAGCTTACTTGTGGCGAGTTCTTCGATGAGGCGAGGAACACGTGGGAGCTGATCCCCGACATGCTTAAGGATGACCCGGTGCAGTCGTCCCACTCCCCGCCCCTCGTTGCTGTGGTCAACAATGAGCTCTACTCGCTGGAGTCTTCGTCGAACCACCTGAAGATGTACCTGAAGGAGAGCAACACGTGGAAGCAGCTAGGGCAGGTCCCGGTGAGGGCCGACTGCCACAGGGGTTGGGGAGTCGCGTTCAAGTCCTTGGGAGACGAGCTACTCGTGATAGGGGCGTCCGCTGCCTCTGGCAATCGGGTGGCTGTGTACACGTGCTGTCCGAGCTCAGCTGAGTCGGGCGAGCTGAGGTGGAGGGCTTTGGACAGTGGGAGCAACTGCCTTACCAACTTCATCCTAAATTGTTGTGTTATGGTTGCTTGAAAAATGGGTGGTTTTTGTGGTGGTGATGTGATCTTTTTTTCCTTGCTATTGTAGATGTCGATGTTGTATttctgtgttttgtgtgtttttattaTGTTAAGTGTTTGATCAAGAATTGCTGGGATTGGTGCCTTCTAGTTTTGTTTTGTAATGTTATAAAAATGTCTAGTAATTTATACGTGGGAATTAAATCCTTTTTCCTGTTACAAGGGATTCAAGCAATACATTCTAAACATCCATCTTTATCTAGTAGCTGAGCTAGGATTTTGATGATGGGGTTAAAGTTTAGGAACAAGACATATAGATATGTAATGAGAAAGAAATAATTAGAGTATTAGTGATAGAAACAAGAATTATGTATGTTGATTATCGTTAATAGGCAACGTCGAAAGAGCCACTCCTGTCGAGTAAGCTTCATAATACCAAATAAGTTATGGATggagagtaatatttttttcaatttatccaTGACATTTACTAGTAATTTGAACTTTTGTAATATTATATAAAAGCATAAACATAAAATGCaagataaaatatactccatatatggATTAAGAAAATGCCAGAAAAAAACAAATTGAGGAAAACTGAAAAACAAGGGTTAATGATAATCatattaatttatagtactatatactattaatatttttttgtataaaaCCTATGGTGCAGAGAGAAAGAAACGACGTATGCATGCCGATTGGATAGCAAAGCAATTACGACGGCAAAAATAGATGGCAAGTACCGTGACACTCTACCAATCTACTCCCTCCTTAAATGAGTTAAATGGAAAGATGAGATCattgaataaaatagaagagaaaagagaaaataaaaattaaatctgattaaaatataaaatgaatctATTAACTTTGAATATTccgaa
It contains:
- the LOC121767582 gene encoding 30S ribosomal protein S21, chloroplastic-like, translated to MATSSLANLFSLFNPSKPPPPSRALKLPPRPLSAASDTRPGWEPLVHSNEAQSRSSYSADVAAVVCPSLAYANTMFFRSAYNVQVIVDDNEPEEKLLGRFKREVMRVGLIQECKRRRFFENKQEEKKRKKRETAKRNRRRRPQAGFATQDKPEVSKSKKEDDDDNWDVPEGVLPK
- the LOC121767591 gene encoding F-box/kelch-repeat protein At3g27150-like → MKLWKIFGIGIVTSMAVGNNIADEEEDEHDIRAGDHHWLDLNFSYNDWITLGPSGPKRIRMPESEVSLVSGGSTSEESQDADYVSVPSLSHEVENLIFARFPRSELWKTSFINKRCWALARSGELYKIRKEIGVYSPSVLMYASGQSTWWEFDREFRSCRRLPFFPSDPSFLNGDKETLCASTHMLVSGNEMGDLVIWRYELAKNEWCKGPSMITPRCLFASATCGSYAYVAGGMAAGLNAEVFDVAERYTPENGSWEPLPSMRKRRQLCAGCYMDGKFYVIGGRDGDVELTCGEFFDEARNTWELIPDMLKDDPVQSSHSPPLVAVVNNELYSLESSSNHLKMYLKESNTWKQLGQVPVRADCHRGWGVAFKSLGDELLVIGASAASGNRVAVYTCCPSSAESGELRWRALDSGSNCLTNFILNCCVMVA